The nucleotide sequence AAGCCTTCACTAGGAGCTGTCCCAAAACCCTAAACAGACCCCAAACACTTCCCCcatccaccaaaaaaaccccaaatcagtTAGTTTGAACTCTTTCCAGGTTCCCATGAGAAGAGGACAGTACAACAAATCCAGTTACCTAAGTATGCACAAAACAATTGATTTATAAACTGAAGCAATCATCACATTCCCAGAATCTTCTCCTCTTGATTTGGTACTGAATATTCTCAAGCTGTAACAGTATGGAAAATCTGACTGCCTAAAGGAACAGAGTTCCCCCTACTAATATTGGAATTCATGATTGGAATTGTTTAATAATTCATGTTTTCCACCAAAAAAGTAAATCCACATTTCCACAAAGCAAATACTtttcctgctccagtgtttgtcaacccaccacacataccctcactctcaaggagACAATCAGCAACTAGTGCCCAGACATAAGGACTGGGTCTGCTTATGTCCAGCAGTAAGAGCAGGAATGCTACTGAAGAAAAACTTTTTGATGCTCCAAGAGTGTCTCAAATTATTGCCACAGCTAGCTcactcaggcagcagcacaacGAGCTCCTAAGCAACAGAACCACCGCTTCCAATTCCCCAGCCAGACTGACAACTGACACACAGATGAAAAATTCTATGTTCTCTTCTTGCAGACCCAACATCAAACTGATCCCTTCCTGTACAACTACTTGAATGGGTCCTCAGAGAACTGATGCTACTATCAAATAAGTCTGTCAATCCCAAACCTACATCTTAAAATCTAGCCACAACTTGGAGTTACTGCTTCCCTCTAGCTTTTAGGGTTCACGTTTTTCAACTGTGGATAACACACTAAGATTTCTAATGAGGGTCTACCATGAGTGCCATTCACATGACTGAAGACTTCAAACAAGACTTTCAGTGCAATCACAGCATTTGGGGGCATTAAGCTTGAATAACTGGGTATTTAGGAAAGGCCAAACAGCACTGACAGCCCCGTCTGCCGCTGTATTTCCTAACAGCACCATGGAAACAATTTCTCACCAACAGCTACAGTACCTTTTGAAAACCTTGTCTGAAGAGCTTTAGCAAGAAAAGCCTACAGCAAGAGACAGGAGTCTTCAGACTACAGTTTAAAACCCACAGGTTTACTACAGTCTGCCTAGACCAAGCAGTGTAAGAGATTCATACCTGCTATGCTGCAATGTTCAAAAGAGGCTTCTCTGCATAAAACCTTTTCAGAAATCTCTGAAGGATTCCATGCTTGCATTTGGGAAGAATTTGAGGCCCCTAGGTCTAAGCTTCAGAACCACTGTACTTCACTTTCAACATCTTCCTACAAAAATATCCCCTAGTAACTTCTTAAGATGGACTACAAACACAAAATGTGCACCTAAGAGCAAAGATCTACACTTCTTTTGAGCTATGTAGCCAACGAGGATACTCAGTTTCGTCTCATTTGCATTAAGAAACACGAGCAACTTCACCAAGTAATCTAAGGAACCGAAACTGTTTTATTTCCTCCTCGACCAGCAGCTTTCCTTTGCTCTCTCTACTGAAGGAAACCAgaggctgcctctctgctcacaccacagcagatcTCGTTCAAAAGAGCAAAAGGGGAACAGCTCAAGTCCTCTTCCCACCGGAAGCACTTGCTAAACACCACATACCTGTCCTGCTCACGGTGCTTTCACATCCGTAAAACACCTCATGATAGACTTTACACCAATAtcttcaatttttatttttgaagCATCAAAGCCAAGAACTATAAAGGCTACAACTTATGCTACACAACCTTCCTTTCTAGGGCAGATGATCGGAGTCCGTTCTGGGAAGTAAGCGTCTTTAAGCAGGAGTCTCCCTCCGCTCCAACCTCGCCACATGCGCCCACATTAAAAAGCAGAATTTGCCTAAACAGCaatagaaaaaggagaaagagctcGGCGCCGGAGAGGCAGCGCGGCAGGCGGGGGCGGGGAGCCGCCGGCTGCCCCTCACCTTCTGGATAGAGGACTTCCCGCTGCGCCGCAGTCCCATAAGCAGGATCCGCGGCTTGGAGTCCGCCccgcccgcgccgccgccgggcCCGCCCGCGCCGCCACCAGGCCCTCCAGGCCCTgggcctccctccagctccgcctcctcctcctcctccccgtaGCCGAAGTCCTTGGGGAACGAGTCCGCAGCCCCGAAGCTACCCCCCACCAACGCCGGCTCCTCCGCCGCGCCCGCCGCGCCCGCCCCGCCGAACTGTAGCGCCATGTCCGCCCGAGCCCGCCGCCCTCCAACCGCCAGCGCCCGTCCCAGGGCCTCTCTCTGCTCGTCCAACCCAACCCGACACCACACAGCCGGCCCCGGATTGGCTGCCATCAAGTTCCTGGGCGCCGATTGGCTCAGGAAGCCAGCGAGGTAGGATGGCTCCGGTCAGACGACCCGAGTCACCTGACGGCGCCTCCGCACGTGAGCCACAGGGGCGGGACTCGCCCCGTGACCGGGCTCCTGCGGGGAAGGGGCGCAGGGTCCGGCCCGGGGGTCGCCCCAGCTGGAACGCTGAGCAGACGTGGAGCGAGACACGAGAGCCTTTGCTGAAGGGGCAGCTTCGCCCTCTAAGCGAACCTTATCGCTGAAGCAAAGTTCGTCACGTTCATTAAACAGTCATTAATCTTCTACCGGTGTCACTTGTACAGGCAGCTCAAACGGAGTTTTAACTACTTCATTACGATCTAAATGTAAAGCTCACAAGTCCAAATTGTTGGCAGAAGGCGGCAAATCGTTACACAAAGTTGTGTGCGTTACTGCCCTTAGACTTGATGGGGCGACCAAGGAGTCTTTCATGccctctttctaaacaccttaCCTGCCGGCTGCTGCTTTGCCAAGGTGCACCCTGAACTGCATTTATTTCTGTTCACCTCCAGTCACGTTAATTTCAGCACACAGGATGCAGCTTCTACAGAATTACCCTCTCCCTGTTTCCACAGGCTGCAACTTAATGCTAGGTATGTGTTCTAACCTAGAAGgggctttcttctttctgttgcAGAGGGTGaggtttattttctgtttgagggggtttggttttgttggcttactttttttccccccctccttctcgttttgtttggggtgggaGGCTGTTGGTTCACACTTTTAACACAGTATTTTCCCCTCACATACAccaggggggggaaggaaaaaaaaaaaaaagactgcagTTCCCAGGAAGCCTTTTATTAAATCAAGGCATTGAAGGAGAAACTACTGTTATTCACCATGCTTCTCATCTTGAGGTGGTTCATACTGAGCCAGCTGTGGATTTAAAGAGAGGAATTTCGTTAGCTGCATCATTTCAGATACTTTCTACACTAGGAAACGCAGAAACTGTTTGGTGTGGCAGCATTCCATTTACTCTCTGCTATTTTAATCCATCGCTAATATTTATGCCAGTCTATTTTCAAGTCAGGCAACAAAGTAGCCCTGCCCTCACAGCATAAAACTTTGTCACATTGTATAATCATGCGGCTAAGGCAAGGGAggcttttaaaatgcaatttaGGGCAAAAACTAAGGAagatttctgtgctttttttgttgctgttctgtGTCTCATTAAATGCTTTTAATTTCAGATAGCAGCTGATAACCATCAGTGCCTTAGAAGCTTTGATTTCAGTGAAATACTATTAAATCAAACACTCattctcatagaatcagtacCCAAAGGAATATTTCCTGTCATCATTCTGGCTTTCATTATGCTTTCTGGAGAATCTGGTCTAAGCAACTATGCACAACCTTTACTTGTGAAGTtattccaaaaaaaaaaccccaaacaccacctcTAAAGATGTTTATTTGAACTCAAGTTACATTAAAGATAAGCTCAAGCTTCAAATACTGTTCAAGCACTAGGACTTAAGTCTCTGGAATATGCCAGTCCAGTTTCCTCAGTTAAGATCTTCCCCTCCCTACAAATTGCAGGGTAGGTCAAAAATAAACTAAGCCCataaaagaatttaaaatacCCAGGTGTTCCTTGTAGCAACACTGCATTACAGCAATCAACTACACCACTAACAGGGACCActaaaagcagcattttcccATTCTTTTAAGATGTTGCTTCAAAAGGTGGCCAGTATACAATCAAAataccccaaaccaccacacaaaacagttgtttcctcttcctccctccccaaaaGGCCTAATTATTCacttcctgccccagccccacccaaATACCCAACATTCTGATCAATAAATGTAAAGAAAAGAACAGATCCTCACAGATTAATGTAATAGAATGTCACCTACTTGGACACAATTCAAGTTACCAATAAATGCACTCTTACAGGCATCTATTTTATGCTAGAGGGCTGTTAAAACAAAGCTGTACAGTGATGTTCTTCCTGCATTCTGGCCATGTGAGCTGCTATGGTATGTCAGAACAGGCAGACAACagtaggggaaagaaaaggaaaaaccaaaacacataaTACTGGAAAACACATTGAGAGTTATTTCatggctggagagaaggtgaAACCACAAATAAACCCACAGCTATGGAAAGGTTTACTTTCCTGGAACAGACTTCTTTAAAAGATTTAAACAAAGTCTCAGGTTACTTCAGTGTCTACTTACTATCAGGTGCATTTTTAAGTCGGCTACACCGAGTGAACTGCTGGTCTATTGCTACTCTCCCTAAAATTCTGCTCTTTGCCTTATTTCCTATCAAGAAATAACAAATGTAGCTGTAAGGACTCACAGTGGAtaacagagaaggaggagaatgaCTAGAGCAGCAAGAGGGCACTTCAGATGAGAAATGGCAATGCCCAAGAATCCCTTCGCCCCAAACTAAGGTAGCGTGATTGCCTCCCAGTAAAAAAAATCTATAGGGATGCTCACATATAGCAACAACCATCCTCTTCCAACAAAGGCATGGAAGCCACAAGTGACACAAACTACTAACTTGTTAAGGTTCTCAAAGGTTTCCTTCAGTGTTGTTAGCAAAGACCATACAGTCAGTGCCCTCTCTTAAAAGGAAATTGTTTGTATCGCAGCTGTTTCAGGCAGCCTGTAAACTCAGGCTGGCTCTACCTTACCTAGCATTTCAAGACCCACTGCTGTTGCAGAGAGGGGAGTACCAGGGCCATTCAAAATGAAAACTGCAAATGACTGTTCCACATGGATACAAGTGCCTCCACTGGTAACATCCTGCCTTGTAGATGTCTCTGCCAGGTCACATCATGGgatcacaggggttggaagggacccaaagagatcatcaagtccaacccccctgccagagcaggaccatacaatctagctcaggtcacagaggaacacgtCTAGACAggccttgaaggtctccagagaaggagactccacaaactctctggagagcctgttccagtgctctgtgaccatTAAAGAAGTTTCCCttgtgttgaagtggaacctcctgtgctccaacTTCCACctcttgctccttgtcctatcacagggagcaagtgagtagagcctgtcctctccctcctgacaccagtcctcagatatttataaacatttattaaatcccctctaagccttctcttttccagactacaaagccccaggtccctcagcctcttctcacaaggCAGTActgcagtcccctaatcatcctcacagccctctgctgaaccctctccagcagatccctgtccgtcaaactggggagcccagaactgaatgcagtactgaagatgaggtctcaccagggcagagcagagggggaggaaaacctcccttgatctgctggccacactcttcttaatacaccccaggatcccattggccttcttggccaccagggcacattgctgtcccatggatatatataataataataataatatataatatTCTTCCTTCAGTTGGCCTTTTGAAAACCTCTGTAACACACACACTGACCtttttcaaaaccctcctggaagCATGAGCTACATAATATCAGACAgcctaaacacatccagacaggaccGAGTGCAGACAGGGGGTTAGCCTCAGTGACACATACTTCcactaaataaacaaataaaatccCTAGTTCAGCAATACTGTGCTATGCTATAGACTGCAAGAAGTGTTTAATTTGCAGGGGGGGAGGAATCTTTACTGCCATGAATTCTGTCTTCATTCCTCAGCCATGAGGCTAAACAATGGAATAACATTTAATCAGTTGCTGTAATGGAAGAAAGTTAGCTGTACTGTAAGGATTCAAGGATTCTGGTTGTGTAACAGGGAACTACTGAGCAGACTTTTACCTTGGTTTTcagttttttattttcttccaacACAGCGTcgtatttttctttcatctctgcCACTTCCAAGCGAAGTGCCTCTATCTCTGGATTCTCAGGAGCTGAAGCTCCCAGGTGATGCTTCAGAAAGCTGATATTTAGATGTTAAGTATTTCTTCAGCTAGATTTCATACCCACCTCGTAGTTTTAGCACTTAGGAAGAAGGTAGTGCTGCAATACACGA is from Dryobates pubescens isolate bDryPub1 chromosome 20, bDryPub1.pri, whole genome shotgun sequence and encodes:
- the MYCBP gene encoding C-Myc-binding protein isoform X1; translated protein: MAHYKAADSKREQFRRYLEKSGVLDTLTKVLVALYEEPEKPNSALDFLKHHLGASAPENPEIEALRLEVAEMKEKYDAVLEENKKLKTKLAQYEPPQDEKHGE